In the genome of Paenibacillus sp. GP183, the window GAGAAGAAGCCGTTACAGCGGATAAAATCGCAAATCGGGCCATAGACGAATCCAAAATCAAGCCCAAAAGTATCAGCACCAGAGCTTTACAGGATTTTTCAGTAGATCATTCCAAGCTGGCCGACGGGAGCGTTACCCGGGATAAAATTGCCCCCGGCGCCGTAGATGAAGAGCATATTGCCCTTCAGTCGATTTCCGGTGATAAGATTCAGGAGCAAACGATACCCGGAAGCAAGCTGCTCGACAAGAGCATTACGTCCGATAAGCTGGCTGACCTGACGATTGATTCTTTTAAGATAGCCCCTGGCTCTATCCAGCCTTCTCACTTAGCTGAAGGTTCGATCTCAACCGAGCTGCTTGATGATCAATCTGTCACTTCCGATAAAATCAGGACCAGCTCAATCTATGCCAAGCATTTGACCAATCGCATTATCGACACAGCCAAGCTAGCGGATGGAGCTGTCACCTCGGATAAGCTTAGGGATCATGCGGTAACCCGGGAGAAGATCGCGGATGGCAGCATTGTTTCACCGCATTTACAAATGTTCAGCGTACAGCATGAGCATCTGGGTCAAGGATCCGTGCTTAGTGATAATCTGGCGGTAGGCGTCGTCAACAACACCCATATTCAAGAAGGAGCGATTCATGGCTTTCATCTAAGAGAAGATGCCATAACACAGCAAAAGCTAGGATTGGGGGTCGTAGGTCCAAAGCAAATTGAAGAAGGAGCTATTAAAGAATGGCATATTCCTGACGGCGTGATCCAGCAAAAGCATTTGACTGAGCATTCATTGTCAGGCACCGTATTAGTCAATGAGAGCATATCCGGCGAGCAGCTGGCCAATCAAGCAGTCGGCACGGAGAAGCTGGCCGATCATGCCGTCACTTCGAAAAAGCTGGCAAGAGAATCCGTTGATGCAGAGCATCTTGCTTCAGGAGCTGTCAGGGCCGTTCATGTGGCGGCCAAAACGATTGTTGCAGATCACATCAGCCTGGGAGCTATAACCGGAGCCCATATTCAAAGCCATGCCATCGGTTCCGTGCTGCTGCAGGATCATGCAGTTACCGGTGATAAGTTAGCCGCCGGCAGTATAGACAGCAGCCACATTCGGGAAGATTCCATTGATACACCCCATTTGGCGATGCACGCGATTACTACCTCCAAACTGGCTCCTGAATCCGTATCTACCGATAAATTGACGGAGATGTCGGTCAGCTCCTCCAAGATCAGCGACGGCAGCATTATTTCCTCGAAGCTGGCAAGAGATGCTGTGCAAAGCATGCACATCGAAAGAGAAGCCATTCAGTTGTATCATCTTGCCAATGAGAGCGTTGGGGCGAACCAGCTTCAGCTTCAAGCGATTCAAAGCGATCATATGGCAGATGCATCCATAACCGGAGTCAAGATTGCCCCTGCTTCCATAAGTGAATCTCACCTGTCAAAAGGAATCATTGGCAGCGGACATCTTGCAGGAGAAGCTGTCAGCTCGGAGCATGTGAAAGTGAATGCCATCGGCAGCAAACATCTGCAGGATCATGCAGTTCAGACACATACGATTGCCGAGGAGGCGGTTACGGGAACGAAAATATCAGCTCAAGCCGTGGAAGCCAGGCATTTACAGGAAGGCATTGTGAATGGGAGTCACATCCAGGCAGGTACGATCCAATCGGAGCATTTGGCTAAAGGAGCTTTTACGCTGGATCTTTTGGCTGATCGCAGTATCGACGGTCAAAAGCTGGTGGAGTACTCCCTGTCATCTGAAAATATGGCTGCCGGAGCGGTCACGGAAGAAAAGCTTGCTGATGGAGCAGTGGGAAGCCGCCATGTACAGGATGCCGCCATTGCGAGCTCCATGCTGCAGGACGCGGCCATAGTAACCGTTAAAATTGCTGATGAGTCCATTACCACCGACAAATTGGCGGATGCCGTTGTTAAGAGCAGCAAGCTGGCTGACGGTGCTGTGGCAGGAGTTCACATCGCAGATGGAGCGATTACTGCTTCCAAACTCGCAGTGGAAAGCGTGAACGGCGGCAAATTGGTGGCAGGTGCGGTTAACGCCCGCCATATTGCAGATGGCTCCATCACGGCGGAAAAACTGGCAAACGGCGCAGTCAGCAGCATGCATGTGGCGGATGGAGTGATTACCAGTTCCAAGCTGGCAGCAGCCAGTGTAAACGGCAGCAAGCTGGCAAAAAGTGCAGTAAACGAAGAGCATATTGCCGATGGAGCGGTATCGGGGGCGAAGCTGGCAGCGGGAATTGTGGATGGAAGCAAGCTGGCGGCTAAAGCTGTGAATGCCGGACACTTGGAAGATGGAGCTGTAAACAGCAATCATATTGCGGATGATTCCATCTCAAGCGTTAAGCTGAAAGCCTTGAGTATAGACGGCAGCAAGCTGATGAGCCGTGGGGTGGATAACGAACATCTTGCGGATGGCGCAGTCACGAGAGAGAAGCTTGCGGAAAATTCAATACATGCTTTTCATTTAACGGAAAATGCGGTGAATCGCAAGCATGTGGCAGACAGTGCCATCACTTTGGAAAAGCTGGCAGCTTCGAGCGTCGACGGCAGCAAATTGATTCAACTTTCGGTTTCCGCCAATCATGTGATAGACGGTGCGATCACAGGTGCAAAGTTGTCCGAAGGCAGCGTGGACGGCAGCAAGCTGGTGAACGGCGCCGTGAACACTGAACATGTGTTGGACGGTTCAATCGTTGGAACGAAGCTGGCGGAGAACAGTGTGGATGGCAGCAAATTAACCAGCGGTGCTGTAAGCAGCGAGCATGTGGCAGATGGAGCGATCACCGGATCCAAGCTGTCTACAGCGAGTGTAAACAGAAGCAAGCTGTCGAACGGTGCTGTCTACAGTGAGCATGTCACAGATGGTGCAATCACGTTAGCCAAACTGTCAGCCTATAGCGTGGACGGCAGCAAGCTAATCAGCAACGCTGTAGCTAGCGAGCATCTGTCGAACGGCGCGGTTACAGGACCCAAGCTGGCCGAGGGCAGTGTGGACGGGAGCAAGCTGGTCCGTGATGCGATAAGCAGTGAGCATGTAAACAACGGTGCAATCACAGTGGCGAAGCTGGCTGAGAACAGTGTGGACGGCGGCAAGCTGGCCCTTGATTCAGTGAACTCTTGGCATATAGTGGACGCTGCCGTAACTGTCTCGAAGCTGTCG includes:
- a CDS encoding WIAG-tail domain, producing MSKNRKSRIGPTRPNVQRINANTNELSWLDESESKTSPPAKAEHVPKQMIISKTQKAAASKLEPPPRTRRTNVVISPAAPVVSVPAPPLLLLNERKTSKSSDAVVYTDDIGEEAVTADKIANRAIDESKIKPKSISTRALQDFSVDHSKLADGSVTRDKIAPGAVDEEHIALQSISGDKIQEQTIPGSKLLDKSITSDKLADLTIDSFKIAPGSIQPSHLAEGSISTELLDDQSVTSDKIRTSSIYAKHLTNRIIDTAKLADGAVTSDKLRDHAVTREKIADGSIVSPHLQMFSVQHEHLGQGSVLSDNLAVGVVNNTHIQEGAIHGFHLREDAITQQKLGLGVVGPKQIEEGAIKEWHIPDGVIQQKHLTEHSLSGTVLVNESISGEQLANQAVGTEKLADHAVTSKKLARESVDAEHLASGAVRAVHVAAKTIVADHISLGAITGAHIQSHAIGSVLLQDHAVTGDKLAAGSIDSSHIREDSIDTPHLAMHAITTSKLAPESVSTDKLTEMSVSSSKISDGSIISSKLARDAVQSMHIEREAIQLYHLANESVGANQLQLQAIQSDHMADASITGVKIAPASISESHLSKGIIGSGHLAGEAVSSEHVKVNAIGSKHLQDHAVQTHTIAEEAVTGTKISAQAVEARHLQEGIVNGSHIQAGTIQSEHLAKGAFTLDLLADRSIDGQKLVEYSLSSENMAAGAVTEEKLADGAVGSRHVQDAAIASSMLQDAAIVTVKIADESITTDKLADAVVKSSKLADGAVAGVHIADGAITASKLAVESVNGGKLVAGAVNARHIADGSITAEKLANGAVSSMHVADGVITSSKLAAASVNGSKLAKSAVNEEHIADGAVSGAKLAAGIVDGSKLAAKAVNAGHLEDGAVNSNHIADDSISSVKLKALSIDGSKLMSRGVDNEHLADGAVTREKLAENSIHAFHLTENAVNRKHVADSAITLEKLAASSVDGSKLIQLSVSANHVIDGAITGAKLSEGSVDGSKLVNGAVNTEHVLDGSIVGTKLAENSVDGSKLTSGAVSSEHVADGAITGSKLSTASVNRSKLSNGAVYSEHVTDGAITLAKLSAYSVDGSKLISNAVASEHLSNGAVTGPKLAEGSVDGSKLVRDAISSEHVNNGAITVAKLAENSVDGGKLALDSVNSWHIVDAAVTVSKLSNSSVDGSKLASGAVSSEHITDNAITLAKLSAHSVDSSKLVRNAIASVHIVDGAVTGSKLAENSVDGSKLASGAVIGEHIVDGAITGVKLSTQSVDGSKLVSGAVNREHLADGAITLAKLAVCSVDGSKLVNGSVSSEHVADVAITGAKLAEGSVDGSKLASGVVNREHLADGAITGVKLAQGSIDGSKLMSGTVLGEHLAVGSITGAKLVEESIEGSKLANGAVNGKHIADGEITGAKLSENSVDGSKLVFGSVSEEHVADGAITLAKLSPSSVDKSKLVRGAVSGEHIADQAITEAKLAAGSVDGSKLVSGAITSEHIADGAITAEKLAAGSVDGSKLMGGSVNGEHLVYGSVTGSKLAEGSIEGSKLANGIIGSKHLADGAITGAKLADRAISGAKLADASIDGTKLVKGTVTREHLSDELIHETTVQQFGLLPFELKVQGEIIDVFLKFDESFADEDYVITAMTNHPACYAIVKQKQMDSAVLSVVRSRFSPEQHGVINWIAIGKKA